A window of Actinopolymorpha sp. NPDC004070 contains these coding sequences:
- a CDS encoding translation factor GTPase family protein, whose protein sequence is MKLLNLGILAHVDAGKTSLTERLLHAAGVIDEIGSVDAGNTQTDSLDLERRRGITIKSAVVSFVLDGVTVNLIDTPGHPDFIAEVERVLNVLDGAVLVVSAVEGVQAQTRVLMRTLRRLRIPTLLFVNKIDRRGADADRVYAEIAEKLTPAVVAMGRTYDEGTPHAGFVPYEHGDAAFATVAAEVLADADDTFLAAYVDSDGDVLTDGRVRHELAARTARARVHPVFAGSAITGAGINALVAGIRDFLPTADGDPDAPPSGTVFKVDRGPGGEKIAYVRMFDGTVRLRDRVPGADGADGVNGTSGTLSTNGTGSKVTGIQVFDNGAAPTRPAVSAGQIGRLTGLADVRIGDTIGVPRPGGSAHHFAPPTLETVVLPVRPSDKGALHLALTQLAEQDPLINLRQDDVRQEIYVSLYGEVQKEVVATTLAEEYGIEVEFARTSVICVERPLGKGAAFDLIGTDPNPYFATVGLRVEPSPPGSGVSFGLDVELGSMPPAFFTAVEETVKQTLRQGLFGWEVGDIAVYMTHSGYYARQSHSHGTFDKSMSSTAGDFRYLTPLVLMAALRQAGTMVLEPAHRFHLECPADTLAAVVPALVRLGGVPESQQVKGSGAVVEGGIPAARVHELQQQLPGLTRGEGMLDSAFERYQPVRGPAPTRPRTDHNPLDRREYLRVVKR, encoded by the coding sequence GTGAAACTGCTCAATCTGGGGATCCTCGCACACGTCGACGCCGGTAAGACGAGCCTGACCGAGCGGCTGCTGCACGCCGCCGGGGTGATCGACGAGATCGGCAGCGTCGACGCCGGCAACACCCAGACCGACTCCCTCGATCTCGAACGCCGCCGCGGCATCACGATCAAGTCCGCGGTGGTCTCGTTCGTGCTCGACGGCGTGACGGTCAACCTGATCGACACCCCCGGCCACCCGGACTTCATCGCCGAGGTCGAGCGGGTGCTGAACGTACTCGACGGCGCGGTGCTGGTGGTGTCGGCCGTCGAGGGAGTGCAGGCCCAGACGCGGGTGCTGATGCGCACCCTGCGCCGCCTGCGCATCCCGACCCTGCTCTTCGTGAACAAGATCGACCGTCGCGGCGCGGACGCCGATCGGGTGTACGCCGAGATCGCCGAGAAGCTCACCCCCGCCGTGGTGGCGATGGGCCGGACGTACGACGAGGGCACCCCACACGCCGGGTTCGTGCCGTACGAGCACGGCGACGCGGCGTTCGCCACCGTCGCGGCCGAGGTGCTCGCCGACGCCGACGACACGTTCCTCGCCGCCTACGTCGACAGCGACGGCGACGTCCTCACCGACGGGCGGGTGCGACACGAGCTGGCGGCCCGGACCGCGCGGGCGCGGGTGCACCCGGTGTTCGCGGGCTCGGCGATCACCGGCGCGGGGATCAACGCCCTGGTGGCGGGAATCCGGGATTTCCTTCCCACCGCCGACGGAGATCCGGACGCGCCGCCGTCCGGCACCGTCTTCAAGGTCGACCGCGGTCCGGGCGGGGAGAAGATCGCCTACGTACGGATGTTCGACGGCACCGTGCGCCTGCGGGACCGCGTGCCCGGTGCAGACGGTGCCGACGGTGTGAACGGGACGAGTGGGACGCTCAGCACGAACGGCACCGGGAGCAAGGTCACCGGGATCCAGGTCTTCGACAACGGTGCGGCCCCCACCCGCCCGGCGGTCAGCGCCGGCCAGATCGGCAGGCTGACCGGCCTCGCGGACGTCCGGATCGGCGACACCATCGGCGTGCCCCGACCTGGCGGGTCCGCCCATCACTTCGCCCCGCCGACGCTGGAGACGGTGGTTCTCCCCGTGCGGCCGTCCGACAAGGGTGCCCTTCATCTCGCGCTCACCCAGCTGGCCGAGCAGGACCCGCTGATCAACCTGCGCCAGGACGACGTACGCCAGGAGATCTACGTCTCGCTGTACGGCGAGGTGCAGAAGGAGGTCGTCGCGACCACGCTGGCCGAGGAGTACGGGATCGAGGTGGAGTTCGCGCGGACGTCGGTGATCTGTGTCGAGCGCCCGCTCGGCAAGGGCGCGGCGTTCGACCTGATCGGCACCGACCCCAACCCCTACTTCGCCACCGTCGGCCTGCGGGTGGAGCCGTCGCCGCCGGGCTCCGGAGTCTCGTTCGGGCTGGACGTCGAGCTGGGATCGATGCCACCGGCCTTCTTCACCGCCGTTGAGGAGACTGTCAAGCAGACCTTGCGTCAGGGGCTGTTCGGGTGGGAGGTCGGTGACATCGCGGTGTACATGACCCACTCGGGCTACTACGCCCGGCAGAGTCACTCCCACGGCACGTTCGACAAGAGCATGTCGAGCACCGCCGGCGACTTCCGTTACCTCACTCCCCTGGTGCTGATGGCAGCGCTGCGGCAGGCCGGGACCATGGTGCTGGAGCCGGCGCACCGCTTCCACCTGGAATGCCCGGCGGACACGTTGGCGGCGGTGGTGCCTGCGTTGGTGCGCCTCGGCGGGGTGCCGGAATCCCAGCAGGTGAAGGGTTCTGGTGCGGTCGTGGAGGGCGGGATTCCGGCCGCACGAGTGCACGAGCTGCAGCAGCAGCTGCCGGGGCTGACCCGCGGTGAGGGGATGCTGGACTCGGCGTTCGAGCGCTACCAGCCGGTGCGCGGGCCGGCACCCACTCGTCCCCGTACCGACCACAACCCGCTCGACCGGCGGGAGTACCTTCGCGTCGTCAAGCGCTGA
- a CDS encoding bifunctional helix-turn-helix transcriptional regulator/GNAT family N-acetyltransferase: MAVEPAQVAQVRTFNRFYTKVIGVLQAGLAGTPHTLTEARVLYELAHSDEERPGPMDVTTLRRLLDLDAGYLSRILRRFEGAGLVTRDQSATDGRRQVVRLTEEGAAAFAALDAAQVAAVERLLAPLAGPDGRRMLAAMDTIRQTLGDSGSSRRPGFVLRPPEPGDLGWVVARHGALYAAEYGWDTRFEGLVARIVADFAATADTSTGAGSDRRREAAWIAEVDGKPVGCIFCVAEDETTAKLRLLLVEPSARGMGVGARLVEECLRFAGRAGYRRITLWTNDVLTSARRIYERAGFRLDSEEPHHSFGHDLVGQHWSREL, from the coding sequence ATGGCCGTCGAGCCCGCGCAGGTGGCGCAGGTGCGTACGTTCAACCGCTTCTACACCAAGGTCATCGGCGTCCTGCAGGCCGGACTGGCCGGCACGCCGCACACGCTCACCGAGGCGCGCGTGCTGTACGAGCTGGCCCATTCCGACGAGGAACGACCCGGCCCGATGGACGTCACCACGTTGCGCCGGCTCCTCGACCTCGACGCGGGCTACCTCAGCCGCATCCTGCGGCGCTTCGAGGGCGCCGGGCTGGTGACGCGTGACCAGTCCGCCACGGACGGGCGACGGCAGGTCGTCCGCCTGACCGAGGAGGGAGCGGCCGCGTTCGCCGCCCTCGATGCCGCGCAGGTGGCGGCCGTGGAACGGTTGCTGGCTCCGCTCGCCGGCCCCGACGGCCGGCGCATGCTGGCCGCGATGGACACCATCCGCCAGACGCTGGGCGACTCCGGCTCTTCCAGGCGCCCGGGCTTCGTCCTGCGCCCGCCCGAGCCAGGCGACCTCGGGTGGGTCGTGGCCCGCCACGGCGCGCTCTACGCCGCGGAGTACGGCTGGGACACCCGGTTCGAGGGGTTGGTCGCGAGGATCGTCGCCGACTTTGCCGCGACAGCCGACACGTCCACCGGCGCCGGCAGCGACCGGCGACGCGAGGCCGCGTGGATCGCCGAGGTCGACGGCAAGCCGGTCGGGTGCATCTTCTGCGTGGCCGAGGACGAGACGACCGCGAAACTCCGGCTGCTCCTGGTCGAGCCGTCCGCACGGGGCATGGGCGTCGGTGCGCGACTCGTCGAGGAGTGCCTGCGGTTCGCCGGCCGGGCGGGCTACCGGCGGATCACCCTGTGGACCAACGACGTTCTCACCTCCGCCCGCCGGATCTACGAGCGTGCCGGCTTCCGGCTGGACAGCGAGGAACCCCACCACAGCTTCGGTCACGACCTCGTGGGACAGCACTGGTCCCGCGAGCTGTGA
- a CDS encoding NAD(+)/NADH kinase has product MGPLHAIGLVLHPERDAKRAIDAVVEWARSRDVTVLGLPEEVDRLVCDAVAVPPHELVERADLLISLGGDGTMLRSMRLVAGHATPVLGVNLGRLGFLAEIDVTGLPTALSDIEAGHYSVEPRMALRSVVPDGPCLPDPKPVLAFNDIALVRIPGQAMAAIAILVQGQEFVRYAADAVLASTPTGSTAYSFSAGGPIVSPTVDAVLVVAASAHSTFDRALVLAADEYPSLQVLPVSGRLAVEVDGRVEAYVGPGVRLDVTPVRAAALVVRFGRTTFYERARRKLRVTGSLEVEEPGGARR; this is encoded by the coding sequence ATGGGGCCGTTACACGCGATCGGTCTGGTGCTTCACCCCGAACGCGACGCCAAACGGGCGATCGACGCCGTGGTCGAGTGGGCGCGAAGCCGAGACGTCACCGTGCTCGGGCTGCCCGAGGAGGTGGACCGGCTGGTCTGCGACGCGGTGGCCGTTCCGCCGCACGAGCTCGTCGAACGTGCCGACCTGCTGATCAGCCTCGGCGGCGACGGCACGATGCTGCGCAGCATGCGCCTGGTCGCCGGCCACGCCACCCCGGTGCTCGGCGTCAACCTGGGACGCCTCGGCTTCCTCGCCGAGATCGACGTCACGGGCCTGCCGACGGCGTTGTCCGACATCGAGGCCGGCCACTACTCGGTCGAGCCGCGGATGGCGTTGCGCTCGGTGGTCCCGGACGGGCCATGCCTGCCGGACCCCAAGCCGGTGCTGGCGTTCAACGACATCGCGCTGGTCCGCATCCCCGGCCAGGCCATGGCCGCCATCGCCATCTTGGTGCAGGGACAGGAGTTCGTACGCTACGCGGCCGACGCGGTGCTGGCGTCCACCCCGACCGGGTCGACGGCGTACAGCTTCTCCGCGGGCGGCCCGATCGTCTCGCCCACCGTCGACGCGGTACTGGTCGTGGCCGCCTCGGCGCACTCGACGTTCGACCGGGCGCTGGTGCTGGCCGCCGACGAGTACCCGTCGCTGCAGGTGCTGCCGGTGTCCGGGCGGCTGGCCGTGGAGGTCGACGGCCGGGTCGAGGCGTACGTCGGTCCCGGCGTACGCCTCGACGTCACACCGGTACGGGCCGCGGCGCTGGTGGTGCGGTTCGGGCGGACGACGTTCTACGAACGGGCCCGGCGCAAGCTCCGGGTCACCGGCAGCCTCGAGGTCGAGGAGCCTGGCGGCGCGCGCCGGTGA
- a CDS encoding phytanoyl-CoA dioxygenase family protein, protein MDPSCLRHRLTDEERRTFEETGILQIENALSPDHLAELTQTTDRLHAQESAAGRAKPDAAMFYPNFVPVSPLYTDLVDYDRILPKVWGILGWNIYLYHAHLIVTPPSGQQRTDKTFGWHQDSGRVNFDMEESPRPRLSIKVAYFLSDTSEEGRGNFWVVPGSHRRDRIEVPDGKGQPEGAVPVLAKPGTAVFFDRRLWHAASPNWSDVTRKVLFYGYGYRWIRTKDDMTVSDLWPSSDPIRRQLLGHALNANGHYSPTDEDVPLRVWLKEHSPQDVR, encoded by the coding sequence ATGGACCCGTCGTGTCTGCGACACCGCCTCACTGACGAAGAACGCCGTACGTTCGAGGAAACCGGCATCCTGCAGATAGAGAACGCGCTGTCCCCCGACCACCTCGCCGAGCTGACGCAGACGACCGACCGGCTGCACGCCCAGGAGTCGGCGGCCGGGCGGGCCAAGCCCGACGCGGCGATGTTCTACCCGAACTTCGTTCCGGTGTCGCCGCTCTACACCGACCTCGTCGACTACGACCGGATCCTGCCGAAGGTGTGGGGGATCCTCGGCTGGAACATCTACCTCTACCACGCGCACCTCATCGTCACCCCGCCTTCGGGTCAGCAGCGCACGGACAAGACGTTCGGCTGGCACCAGGACTCCGGCCGGGTCAACTTCGACATGGAGGAGAGCCCGCGGCCGCGGCTTTCCATCAAGGTCGCCTACTTCCTCTCCGACACCAGCGAGGAGGGACGCGGCAACTTCTGGGTGGTGCCGGGCAGTCACCGCAGGGACCGGATCGAGGTTCCGGACGGCAAGGGGCAGCCGGAGGGTGCGGTGCCGGTGCTCGCCAAGCCGGGTACGGCGGTGTTCTTCGACCGGCGGCTGTGGCACGCGGCCAGCCCCAACTGGTCCGACGTCACCCGCAAGGTGTTGTTCTACGGCTACGGCTACCGCTGGATCCGTACCAAGGACGACATGACCGTGAGCGACCTGTGGCCGAGTAGCGACCCGATCCGCCGGCAGCTGCTCGGGCATGCCCTCAACGCCAACGGCCACTACTCGCCGACCGACGAGGACGTTCCGCTGCGCGTCTGGCTGAAGGAGCACAGCCCGCAGGACGTGCGCTGA
- a CDS encoding sugar-binding protein, translating to MRWTAWAARPGANRAAWRTRWSRRVLGSVLAAAVVAAAAAPAAVAGTSPSAAAPTARAAGAEGAPIANPAAVSGVEQVIGGFESADEGWHLGLGAEFPGAKGSFDFDGTDHQEGLRSGVLTGDFAGGGNYVDISRAVDLDATALHLWARSTDLSGIVLRVFDSTGQAHQQRLKLTADGSWQQLTAARFDGGDNYSHFGGADDGTWHGPATKVALILDKGLLTGGQKTGIVHLDGVTMTVTPPDLAFEQTQPGNIFVGTQPARTSVRTKGDVVGWSVYDLDGTQVGQGRADVTDGAADLTLPLTTPGYYRLTVTANLDGAVLATRDTTMARLTAFDVGAVADSPFGMAAHLSGTENLGVADLMGKAGAKNLREDAFWSSIETTKGSYEFGRYDPLVSAVDKAGMRWLPIAAYINPFYDNNATPYTDEGRAGFARYAAATTAHYDDRVKWLEVYNEFNIGFGDAGDGPADSLPQSYFPLLKATYEQVKARTPDVTVAGAVTAGVPLDWLEAVFKLGGLRYMDVVSVHPYVYPSEPEQAARSLEDLDALIRRYNGGKPKPIWITEQGWPTHDAGNGVSEQTQAAYVVRAHVVAFAHGVQRYFWYDVMNDGLDPAYNEHNFGLLHNTADPAGRWTPKPGYVSYAAMTRQLTGARYVRSEDVGGGVSSYVFDGADGPLRVLWSSTPSVVDVITDHPVAVTDLTGATRTYHPQAGRVQLSLSGDPLYVAGDVKIALTSRYGLTSDHDGQAVLGDPIPLTLTVDTTKPPRAAVRGTFEIAGTSVPVSVPAGTKATIPVRVPAASLAGPRVLIGEVVVRGQPVARLQTRVDVVHPFQLKFAHVLRGGEDVLSVRVTNRADRDLPVSRLAWTIGDRSGTLDLASPVPAHATRTAELPLGDLARGQTYPLQLRLSSPGLTDAVTAGRLVLPPADQLRTLVEKPVTVDGTLDDLSGVPPIDLARDGVVQIPNYGGADDLSGSVWWTWDAGHLYLSAKVHDDVQAQPETGERIWAGDGFQFSVAAGMPGESARWDEYGVALTPAGPRMWRWLAAQGQPGEVTGVDVAVARDEAKKETTYEVALPWSSLAPLQPDDRLVSLSFLVNDNDGAGREGWIEWGSGIGGEKNSALFRPIRLGDG from the coding sequence ATGCGGTGGACGGCGTGGGCAGCACGGCCGGGTGCGAACAGGGCGGCGTGGCGGACCCGATGGTCCCGGCGCGTCCTCGGCTCGGTCCTGGCGGCCGCGGTGGTGGCGGCCGCCGCGGCCCCGGCGGCGGTGGCCGGCACGAGCCCATCGGCAGCCGCGCCGACCGCGCGGGCGGCCGGAGCCGAAGGTGCGCCGATCGCGAACCCCGCGGCGGTTTCCGGCGTCGAGCAGGTGATCGGCGGCTTCGAGTCCGCCGACGAGGGATGGCACCTGGGTCTCGGCGCGGAGTTCCCCGGCGCGAAGGGGAGCTTCGACTTCGACGGGACCGACCACCAGGAGGGCCTGCGGTCCGGCGTACTCACCGGTGACTTCGCAGGCGGCGGCAACTACGTCGACATCTCCCGTGCGGTCGACCTGGACGCCACCGCGCTGCACCTGTGGGCGCGTTCCACCGACCTGTCCGGCATCGTCCTTCGCGTCTTCGACAGCACCGGGCAGGCACATCAGCAGCGCCTGAAGCTGACCGCGGACGGCTCCTGGCAGCAGCTGACCGCGGCACGCTTCGACGGGGGCGACAACTACTCCCACTTCGGCGGCGCCGACGACGGCACCTGGCACGGTCCGGCCACCAAGGTGGCACTGATCCTGGACAAGGGCCTGCTCACCGGCGGGCAGAAGACCGGCATCGTGCACCTCGACGGCGTGACGATGACGGTCACCCCGCCCGACCTGGCGTTCGAGCAGACCCAGCCCGGAAACATCTTCGTGGGAACGCAACCCGCACGCACTTCCGTTCGCACCAAAGGTGACGTGGTGGGCTGGTCGGTGTACGACCTCGACGGCACCCAGGTGGGTCAGGGCCGCGCGGACGTGACCGACGGCGCCGCCGACCTGACGCTGCCGCTCACCACGCCGGGCTACTACCGGTTGACGGTGACCGCAAACCTCGACGGTGCCGTCCTCGCCACCCGCGACACGACGATGGCGAGGTTGACCGCGTTCGACGTCGGCGCGGTGGCGGACTCGCCGTTCGGCATGGCCGCCCACCTGTCTGGTACGGAGAACCTCGGGGTGGCGGACCTGATGGGCAAGGCAGGCGCCAAGAACCTTCGCGAGGACGCGTTCTGGAGTTCGATCGAGACCACGAAGGGCAGCTACGAGTTCGGCCGCTACGACCCGCTGGTGTCCGCGGTGGACAAGGCCGGCATGCGCTGGCTGCCGATCGCGGCGTACATCAACCCCTTCTACGACAACAACGCCACGCCCTACACCGACGAGGGCCGCGCCGGGTTCGCGCGGTACGCCGCGGCGACGACCGCGCACTACGACGACAGGGTGAAGTGGCTGGAGGTCTACAACGAGTTCAACATCGGCTTCGGCGACGCCGGTGACGGTCCGGCCGACAGCCTTCCGCAGTCCTACTTCCCGCTGCTCAAGGCGACCTACGAACAGGTGAAGGCCCGTACGCCCGACGTGACGGTGGCCGGAGCGGTCACCGCGGGTGTCCCGCTGGACTGGCTGGAGGCAGTCTTCAAGCTGGGCGGCCTGCGCTACATGGACGTCGTGTCGGTGCACCCCTATGTCTACCCGTCCGAGCCGGAGCAGGCCGCCAGGAGCCTGGAGGACCTGGACGCGCTCATCCGGCGCTACAACGGCGGGAAGCCCAAGCCCATCTGGATCACCGAACAGGGCTGGCCGACCCACGACGCGGGCAACGGCGTGAGCGAACAGACCCAGGCCGCCTACGTCGTCCGGGCGCACGTGGTGGCGTTCGCCCACGGCGTCCAGCGCTACTTCTGGTACGACGTGATGAACGACGGGCTCGACCCCGCCTACAACGAGCACAACTTCGGTCTGCTGCACAACACCGCGGACCCCGCTGGTCGGTGGACACCCAAGCCTGGCTACGTGTCGTACGCGGCGATGACCCGGCAGTTGACCGGCGCGCGGTACGTCAGGTCGGAGGACGTCGGCGGCGGCGTCTCCAGCTACGTCTTCGACGGCGCCGACGGACCGCTGCGCGTGCTGTGGTCGAGTACGCCGTCGGTGGTCGACGTCATCACCGACCACCCGGTGGCCGTGACCGACCTGACCGGCGCCACCCGCACCTACCACCCACAGGCGGGGCGGGTGCAGCTGTCACTGTCCGGCGACCCGCTCTACGTCGCGGGCGATGTCAAGATCGCCTTGACGAGTAGGTACGGATTGACATCCGACCACGACGGCCAGGCGGTGCTCGGCGACCCGATTCCGCTGACCCTGACCGTGGACACCACCAAGCCGCCGAGGGCCGCGGTGCGCGGCACCTTCGAGATCGCGGGTACGTCGGTGCCGGTGTCGGTCCCGGCGGGTACGAAGGCCACGATCCCGGTACGCGTGCCCGCGGCGAGCCTGGCCGGCCCCCGGGTGCTGATCGGCGAGGTCGTGGTGCGTGGTCAGCCCGTCGCCCGGCTACAGACGCGAGTCGACGTGGTGCATCCGTTCCAGCTGAAGTTCGCACACGTCCTGCGAGGCGGCGAGGACGTGCTCTCGGTGCGGGTCACCAACCGCGCCGACCGCGACCTGCCGGTGAGCAGGCTGGCCTGGACGATCGGTGACCGGTCCGGAACCCTCGATCTGGCCTCGCCGGTCCCCGCGCACGCCACCCGGACGGCCGAGCTCCCACTGGGCGACCTCGCCAGGGGCCAGACCTACCCGCTGCAGCTACGGCTCAGCTCGCCCGGCCTCACCGACGCGGTGACCGCCGGCCGGCTCGTCCTGCCACCGGCCGACCAGCTGCGAACCCTGGTGGAGAAGCCGGTCACAGTGGACGGAACGCTCGACGACCTGAGCGGCGTACCCCCGATCGACCTCGCCCGCGACGGCGTCGTCCAGATCCCGAACTACGGCGGCGCGGACGACCTGAGTGGCTCGGTGTGGTGGACCTGGGACGCTGGCCACCTGTACCTGTCGGCGAAGGTGCACGACGACGTCCAGGCCCAGCCGGAGACCGGCGAACGCATCTGGGCCGGTGACGGCTTCCAGTTCAGTGTCGCCGCCGGGATGCCGGGGGAGAGCGCACGCTGGGACGAGTACGGCGTGGCGCTGACCCCGGCTGGGCCGCGGATGTGGCGCTGGCTGGCCGCCCAGGGACAACCGGGCGAGGTCACCGGTGTGGACGTCGCGGTGGCCCGGGACGAGGCGAAGAAGGAGACCACCTACGAGGTCGCGCTGCCCTGGTCGAGCCTCGCACCGCTCCAGCCGGACGACCGGCTGGTGAGTCTGTCGTTCCTCGTCAACGACAACGACGGCGCGGGCCGCGAAGGCTGGATCGAGTGGGGCTCCGGGATCGGCGGGGAGAAGAACTCCGCGCTGTTCCGGCCGATCAGGCTCGGCGACGGCTGA
- a CDS encoding type 1 glutamine amidotransferase domain-containing protein translates to MTAALVVISGADHWTLKDGTRHPTGYWAEELVVPHRTFRAAGLDVTLATPGGVIPTVDRLSLTPEANGGEDGADAMVAYLATIQDELSHPARLEDVDPDAYDLVFYPGGHGPMEDLATNVTSGHLLTRVLDSGAPLGVLCHAPAALLAARRPDGSWPFAGYRLTSFTDAEEAMVGLAEKAPWLLQDRLVEQGARFVGAPPFAPHTVVDRNLYTGQNPSSSAELAEELMQAVRVHR, encoded by the coding sequence ATGACCGCAGCACTCGTCGTGATCAGCGGCGCTGACCACTGGACGTTGAAGGACGGTACCCGCCATCCCACCGGATACTGGGCGGAGGAACTGGTCGTGCCGCACCGGACGTTTCGGGCGGCCGGGCTCGACGTCACCCTCGCCACGCCCGGCGGGGTGATCCCCACGGTGGACCGCTTGAGTCTCACCCCGGAGGCCAACGGCGGCGAGGACGGCGCGGACGCGATGGTGGCCTACCTCGCGACCATCCAGGACGAACTCAGCCATCCGGCCAGGCTGGAGGATGTCGACCCGGACGCCTACGACCTGGTCTTCTACCCCGGCGGGCACGGCCCGATGGAGGATCTCGCCACCAACGTCACGTCCGGGCACCTGCTGACCAGGGTGCTGGACAGCGGCGCCCCGCTCGGCGTCCTGTGCCACGCACCGGCCGCCCTGCTGGCCGCACGCAGGCCGGACGGCAGCTGGCCGTTCGCCGGCTACCGCCTCACCAGCTTCACCGACGCCGAGGAGGCCATGGTCGGGCTGGCGGAAAAGGCACCGTGGCTGCTGCAGGACCGCCTGGTGGAGCAGGGCGCGCGGTTCGTGGGCGCGCCGCCGTTCGCTCCGCACACGGTCGTGGACCGCAACCTCTACACCGGCCAGAACCCCTCGTCGTCCGCCGAGCTCGCCGAGGAGCTGATGCAGGCCGTCCGCGTCCACCGCTAG
- a CDS encoding TIGR00730 family Rossman fold protein: MRICVFCGSSPGREEIYGRAAADLAVLLAHKGIGLVYGGGNVGLMGIAADAALAAGGEVIGVIPGHLVDREVSHDGLTRLEIVDTMHERKARMAELSDAFVALPGAAGTLDELFEIWTWSQLGLHDKPIGLLDVAGYYQPMLTFLDHMVAEEFLRPAYREQLVVETDPRVLVDRLTNA; the protein is encoded by the coding sequence ATGCGGATATGTGTGTTCTGCGGCTCCTCGCCGGGGCGCGAGGAGATCTACGGCCGGGCCGCGGCCGACCTGGCCGTCCTCCTTGCCCACAAGGGCATCGGCCTGGTCTACGGCGGCGGGAATGTCGGCCTGATGGGGATCGCGGCCGATGCCGCCCTGGCCGCGGGCGGTGAGGTGATCGGCGTGATCCCCGGTCACCTGGTCGACCGCGAGGTGTCGCACGACGGGCTGACCCGGCTGGAGATCGTCGACACCATGCACGAACGCAAGGCGCGGATGGCCGAGCTGTCCGACGCGTTCGTGGCGCTGCCCGGCGCCGCGGGCACGCTGGACGAGCTGTTCGAGATCTGGACGTGGTCCCAGCTCGGCCTGCACGACAAGCCGATCGGCCTGCTGGACGTCGCGGGCTACTACCAGCCGATGCTCACCTTCCTCGACCACATGGTGGCCGAGGAGTTCCTGCGGCCGGCCTACCGTGAACAGCTGGTCGTGGAGACCGACCCGCGCGTGCTGGTGGACCGGCTGACCAACGCCTGA
- a CDS encoding ABC transporter permease subunit, whose amino-acid sequence MGATATQIRTDRPGTVRAGRPRLTRSVWAQMWRERWMYLFILPGFLYFVVFRYLPLLGNVAAFQDYSPYLGFSGSAWVGLTNFVNLFTDPDVAIALKNTLVISLLQIVFAFPAPILLALLLNSIMSGRVRRFVQSVVYLPHFIGWVILISLWQEILGGAGLVNQLLQSFGAGPIDWMSNPETFKLLVVAQVIWKEIGWGTIIFLAAITQIDPQLYEAAVVDGANAWRRIWHVTLPGIVNVIVLLLILRLGSVLTVGFEQILLQQPAVGADAAQVLDTFVYYRGVLGGDWGLSTTVGLVKGLIGTVLVIGANRLAKRAGTGGVF is encoded by the coding sequence GTGGGGGCGACGGCGACCCAGATCCGAACCGACCGGCCCGGCACCGTGCGTGCGGGCCGGCCACGGCTCACCCGTTCGGTGTGGGCGCAGATGTGGCGCGAACGCTGGATGTACCTCTTCATCCTTCCGGGCTTCCTGTACTTCGTCGTCTTCCGGTACCTTCCCCTGCTGGGCAACGTCGCGGCGTTCCAGGACTACTCGCCCTATCTCGGGTTCAGCGGCAGCGCCTGGGTCGGCCTGACGAACTTCGTCAACCTGTTCACCGATCCCGACGTGGCCATCGCGTTGAAGAACACGTTGGTGATCAGCCTGCTGCAGATCGTCTTCGCGTTCCCGGCGCCGATCCTGCTGGCGCTGTTGCTGAACAGCATCATGAGCGGGCGGGTCCGCCGCTTCGTGCAGTCGGTGGTCTACCTGCCGCACTTCATCGGCTGGGTCATCCTGATCTCCTTGTGGCAGGAGATTCTCGGCGGTGCGGGACTTGTCAACCAGCTCTTGCAGAGCTTCGGCGCGGGACCGATCGACTGGATGTCGAACCCGGAGACGTTCAAGCTGCTGGTGGTGGCCCAGGTGATCTGGAAGGAGATCGGCTGGGGAACCATCATCTTCCTGGCCGCGATCACCCAGATCGATCCGCAGTTGTACGAGGCGGCGGTGGTCGACGGCGCCAATGCGTGGCGGCGCATCTGGCACGTCACCCTGCCCGGCATCGTCAACGTCATCGTCCTGCTGCTGATCCTGCGCCTGGGCAGCGTGCTGACCGTCGGGTTCGAGCAGATCCTGCTGCAACAGCCCGCGGTGGGCGCCGACGCCGCACAGGTGCTGGACACGTTCGTCTACTACCGCGGCGTCCTCGGTGGCGACTGGGGGCTTTCCACCACGGTCGGTCTGGTCAAGGGGCTCATCGGCACCGTCCTGGTGATCGGAGCGAACCGGTTGGCCAAGCGGGCCGGAACGGGAGGGGTGTTCTAG